The Columba livia isolate bColLiv1 breed racing homer chromosome 18, bColLiv1.pat.W.v2, whole genome shotgun sequence genome includes a region encoding these proteins:
- the LOC135575735 gene encoding uncharacterized protein LOC135575735 produces the protein MATRGLLEMVDAAIGTPQDEEGGGGQSAPSEPTQVAMDSQARKSSALGPKGHGTQPGMETGRGTAGFGSLEMQAGTQGEPATPVKLSGAPSLHTMSLDAGATTPGMQPGSRGTQATTHLGTQPGAPDTQASTSGMQAGSPGTHTTTPGVQPTSSRSQATIPGDAQEPAKPWHCSGSTITSCYELEMQEVLSQVGQLGHLCTDLKDQVEQLKSIKAERADLENVRRPFPKGGWQSITSILSFLKCQMSFLQDMARVLHGEEEKISKVEDAPRKMRGAGAGRKADGSGQMTQQPRPKGQKDEPWATAQSGGHEHAGCHFCSPDTRVLLGKILQRCEKLEEQVESLAQKVGGKVESDPMWRRQSLQQDEQLKCLQTSIVQLQKDYEKLSSALANLHHDRQQEQNDIKALSQSLGRLNKQKADKEELQLLGIDEKADKAALADKVSRSQFEACVEQLNKVMEEVTSRVTGKEKGCDQFQKELQRQMDCKLDRREPGAFQQQQEERWKSLSGQLQEKALKPERDNAAGIRKEWTGECRYPTVPRSCGGPHTVTPPRFQPKPPSTPPPSQPSARHKKYVMQLSGQYSTDGNRQDKQLSMMGASQLSAMPRATPVTSTSGNRPSMALSGHRGAEDTLLSGGTGTASPLLSALLKNRPASSPGHLILPPKLRLPPIQSPRSEPTP, from the exons atggccacacgCGGTCTGTTGGAGATGGTGGACGCTGCCATCGGGACACCCCAAGATGAG gagggcggtgggggccagtctgccccctccgagcccacccaggtggccatggacagccaggccaggaagagctcagcactggggccgaagggacATGGAAcacagcctgggatggagaccggcaGGGGGACTGCAGGGTTTGGCTCCCTGGAGAtgcaagcagggacacagggggaaccagcgacccctgtgaagttgtcaggcgctccctccCTTCACACAATGTCTCTTGATGCcggcgccaccaccccggggatgcagccaggatcacggggcacccaggccaccacccacctggggacacagccaggggcccctgacacccaggccagcacctcagggatgcaggcaggatcacCCGggacccacaccaccacccctggggtgcagcctaCATCCTCCAGATCCCAAGCAACCATCCCAGGCgatgcccaagagccggccaagccctggCACTGCTCGGGCTCCACCATCACCTCCTGCTATGAGCTGGAGATGCAGGAGGTCCTCTCacaggttgggcagctcggccacctctgcactgaTCTGAAGGAccaggtggagcagcttaaatcCATCAAAGCAGAACGTGCGGATCTTGAGAACGTGCGCCGACCCTTCccaaagggag gttggcagagcatcaccagcatacTGTCCTTCCTCAAGTGCCAGAtgtccttcctacaagacatggccagggTCCTccacggggaggaggagaag atcagcaaggtggaggatgctcccagaaagatgaggggggctggagccggcagaaaagcagacggcagcggccagatgacCCAACAGCCACG gcccaagggacagaaggacGAGCCATGGGCGACGGCacagagcgggggacacgagcacgcagggtgccacttctgcagcccggacaccagggtgctgctggggaaaatcctccagcgctgcgagaagctcgaggagcaggtggagtctCTGGCCCAGAAGGTGGGCGGCAAGGTGGAGAGTGATCCTatgtggaggagacag tccctgcagcaggacgagcagctcaagtgcctccagaccagcatcGTGCAGCTCCAAAAGGACTATGAGAAGTTGAGCTCGGCCCTTGCAAACCTCCATCATGATCgtcagcaggagcagaatgacatCAAG gctctgtcccagtccctggggaggctcaataagcagaaagcagacaaggaggagctgcagctgctgggaatcgatgag aaagcagacaaagccgccctggctgacaaagtcagtcgcagccagTTTGAGGCGTGCGTGGAGCAGCTGAACAAggtgatggaggaggtgacgagccgggTGACGGGCAAGGAGAAGGGCTGTGaccagttccagaaagagctgcagagacagatggactgcaag ctggaccgccgggagcCGGGGgcattccagcagcagcaggaggagcggtggaagagcctcagcgggcagctccaggagaaggcGCTGAAGCCAGAGCGTGacaatgccgctgggattaggaa ggagtggacgggcgagtgcagataccccactgttccgcggagctgcgggggcccacacaccgtcacgcccccgcgcttccagcccaaaccgcccagcaccccaccgCCATCCCAACCCAGTGCCCGGCacaag AAGTACGTgatgcagctgtcgggccagTACAGCACTGATGGGAACCGGCAGGACaagcagctctccatgatgggggCTTCTCAGCTATCCGCAATGCCAAGGGCCACCCCAGTCACCTCGACCTCAGGCAACCGGCcaagtatggccctgtcagggcaccggggggcagaggacaccctgCTGTCTGGGGGGACAG gcaccgcctccccACTGCTATCAGCCTTGCTGAAGAACCGACCTGCCTCGTCTCCCGGACACCTGATCCTGCCACCGAAGCTGCGGCTGCCGCCCATCCAGTCCCCCCGCAGTGAACCaaccccctga
- the LOC135575737 gene encoding fas-binding factor 1 homolog, whose amino-acid sequence MLEEERAQQQLLLESAQRQHQEHLDVQESSHRTSVNVMKDNYEQQVEMLRRQNEQLVAQLRQERQDTARDRAELLAQHRLELQQLREQHRLELQQLRELQRENVEELRKKHEGQLQHIKWLKEREMDVLTGTITHMRSLDSIIERMEKFSSDLQNVCRRSMEEEQSRVQELVANTQARLGEQTWLLEQERAELKIQRQELKAKEEQLARDRQRLDEAWQEMRLEKEKVIGAVQPVQKQQEMIRSTKELLAQKHAEGEQALGEARRMQSEFWDKLQVLQQQEEQLKQQEEQLRQEQEQLKQQEQLKQ is encoded by the exons ATGCTGGAGGAGGAGCGGGCGCAGCAGCAATTGTTATTGGAGAGTGCCCAGCGGCAGCACCAGGAGCACCTGGATGTCCAGGAGAGCAGCCACAG GACCTCAGTGAACGTAATGAAGGACAACTatgagcagcaggtggagaTGCTGCGGCGGCAGAACGAGCAGCTGGTGGCTCAGCTGCGGCAGGAGCGGCAGGACACGGCGCGGGAtcgggcagagctgctggcacagcaccggctggagctgcagcagctgcgggAGCAGCAccggctggagctgcagcagctgcgggAGCTGCAGAG GGAGAATGTCGAGGAACTGCGCAAGAAACACGaggggcagctccagcacatcaagtggctgaaagagagagagatggatGTGCTGACCGGCACCATTACACACATGAG GTCTCTGGACAGCATCATTgagaggatggagaagttctCCAGTGACCTGCAGAACGTGTGCAGGAGGAGcatggaggaggagcagagccgTGTCCAGGAGCTGGTGGCCAACACGCAGGCCAGGCTGGGCGAGCAGActtggctgctggagcag GAGCGGGCAGAGCTGAAGATCCAGCGCCAGGAGCTGAAAGCCAAGGAGGAGCAGCTGGCGAGAGACAGGCAGAGGCTGGACGAGGCCTGGCAGGAAATGcggctggagaaggagaaggtgatCGGGGCCGTGCAACCTgtccagaagcagcaggagatgatTAGAAGCACAAAGGAG CTCTTGGCCCAGAAGCACGCAGAGGGGGAGCAAGCCCTGGGGGAGGCACGCAGGATGCAGTCCGAGTTCTGGGACAAGCTGcaggtcctgcagcagcaggaggagcagctgaagcagcaggaggagcaactgaggcaggaacaggagcagctgaagcagcaggagcagttGAAGCAgtag
- the LOC135575734 gene encoding uncharacterized protein LOC135575734 — MATRSLLEMLDAAIGTPQVGVVDFVALHKLLKAMIIGQQGQQEVQCGLAEDMRAMQKAHSGMAEDMREMKEAMQEAHSGMAQDIQEMKEAHVGLAEDMHALQEAHSGLAEDIQEIQETLGLEGGGGQSAPSEPTQVAMDSQARKSSALGPKGRGTRPGMETGRGTAGSGSLGMQAGTQGQPATPVKLSGAPSDHTRSIGAGATTPGMQPGSRGTQATTHLGTQPGAPDTQASTSGMQPGCPGTHTTTPGVQPASSRSQATIPGDAQEPAKPWGSTSTSSYESEMREVLSQVGQLGNVYAGLKEEVEQLKSTKAERADLENVRQLFPKGGRQSITSILADLKCQMSFLQDMARALRGEEEKISKVEDAPRKMRGAGADRKADGSGQMTRQPRPKGQKVKAERKELGKQQEPTQAELEQFAAEYVNNLVMETAQQLQAEQPDEPRATVQSGGHEHAGCHFCSPDTRVLLGKLLQRCKKLEEQMESLAQKAGGKVDNYPKWRRQSLQQDEQIKCLQASIMQLQKDYEKFSSALANLQQDRQQEQNDIKALSQALERIKKQKADKEELLVLGIDEKADKDKVSRSQFEACVEQLNKVMEEVTGQEKFLHRFQQELQRQMDCKLDRRELGAFQQQQEERWKSLSGQLQEKALKPERDSAAGIRKQLLPGFHCLSCDRPLNMLAPGPERTGECRYPTVTRSCGGPHTVRPPRFQPQPPSTPRPSQPSARRPNKKDAMHLSGQDGTDGNQPNKQPSVTESSGLPSRQRGTPDTTTSSSQPSTASPLLLAVLKCQPASSPGRLTQAPKLLPHRIKSAP, encoded by the exons atggccacacgCAGTCTGTTGGAAATGCTGGACGCTGCCATCGGGACACCCCAAGTTGGGGTTGTGGATTTCGTGGCGCTCCACAAGCTGCTGAAAGCCATGATCATCGggcagcagggtcagcaggaggtgcagtgcggcctggcagaggacatgcgggccatgcagaaggcgcactctggcatggcagaggacatgcgggagatgaaggaggcgatgcaggaggcgcattctggaatggcacaggacatccaggagatgaaggaggcgcatgtcggcctggcagaggacatgcatgccctgcaggaggcgcattccggcctggccgaggacatccaggagatccaggagacacttggcctg gagggcggtgggggccagtctgccccctccgagcccacccaggtggccatggacagccaggccaggaagagctcagcactggggccaaaGGGACGTGGAAcacggcctgggatggagaccggcagggggactgcagggtctggctccctggggatgcaagcagggacacaggggcaaccagcgacccctgtgaagttgtcaggcgctccctctgatcacacgaggtctattggtgctggcgccaccaccccggggatgcagccaggatcacggggcacccaggccaccacccacctggggacacagccaggggcccctgacacccaggccagcacctcagggatgcagccaggatgccctgggacccacaccaccacccctggggtgcagcctgcGTCCTCCAGAtcccaagccaccatcccaggcgacgcccaagagccggccaagccctggggctccaccagcacctccagctacgagtcggagatgcgggaggttctctcacaggttgggcagctcggcaACGTCTACGCTGGTCTGAAGGAGGAGGTGGAACAGCTTAAATCTACAAAAGCAGAACGTGCGGATCTTGAGAACGTGCGCCAGCTTTTCccaaagggag gtcggcagagcatcaccagcatcctggccgacctcaAGTGCCAGAtgtccttcctacaagacatggccagggccctccgcggggaggaggagaag atcagcaaggtggaggatgctcccagaaagatGAGGGGGGCTGGAGCCGACAGAAAAGCAGAcggcagcggccagatgacccgacagccacg gcccaagggacagaaggtcaaggcagagcgcaaggagctggggaagcagcaggagccgacccaggccgagctggagcagtttgcggctGAGTACGTGAATAACTTGGTGATGGagacagcacagcagctgcaggcagag cagccggacgagccgagggcgacggtgcagagcgggggacacgagcacgcagggtgccacttctgcagcccggacaccagggtgctgctggggaagctcctccagcgctgcaagaagctcgaggagcagatggagtccctggcccagaaggcgggcggcaaggtggacaattatccaaagtggaggagacag tccctgcagcaggacgagcagatcaagtgcctccaggccagcatcATGCAGCTCCAAAAGGACTATGAGAAGTTCAGCTCGGCCCTTGCAAACCTCCAGCaggatcgccagcaggagcagaatgacatCAAG gctctgtcccaggccctggagAGAAtcaagaagcagaaagcagacaaggaggagctgctggtgctgggaatcgatgag aaagcagacaaagacaaagtcagtcgcagccagTTTGAGGCGTGCGTGGAGCAGCTGAACAAggtgatggaggaggtgacgggccaggagaagTTCTTGCACCGGTTCCAGCAAGAGCTCCAGAGgcagatggactgcaag ctggaccgccgggagctgggggcattccagcagcagcaggaggagcggtggaagagcctcagcgggcagctccaggagaaggcGCTGAAGCCAGAGCGTGACAGtgccgctgggattaggaa gcagctgctgcctggtttccattgcctgtcctgtgaccggcccctcaacatgctggcacctggacc ggagcggacgggcgagtgcagataccccactgttACGCGGAGCTGTGGGGGCCCACACACTGTCAGgcccccgcgcttccagccccaaccgcccagcaccccacggccatcccaacccagtgcccgccgccccaacaag aaggacgcgatgcaTCTCtcgggccaggacggcactgatgggaacCAACCGAACAAGCAGCCGTCTGTAACGGAGAGCTCTGGGCTGCCCTCAAGGCAAAGGGGGACGCCAGACACCACAACCTCGAGCAGCCAGCcaa gcaccgcctccccgctgctgttagccgtGCTGAAGTGCCAACCAGCCTcatctcccggacgcctcacccaggcaccgaagctgctgccACACCGCATTAAATCAGCgccctga